From a single Silene latifolia isolate original U9 population chromosome 6, ASM4854445v1, whole genome shotgun sequence genomic region:
- the LOC141658460 gene encoding uncharacterized protein LOC141658460 — translation MEEPIIKGDYKFLREFNLGDHVFLNKATAMYFPILSPVTDSRQEEGLCGFYATTDVIHTLLTIHEATLPGEQSQYFDSRFMDTPSVGQLLDTGLQHMSMLQKYVSKDGLTSKEHYTDRAKTNSNNTKITLTGCIRYKTSEFKTFRGDDLHASIECIEGADFNDVNDNFPDACINHIRRYGPVVGVFDCMMDSDLICEMPIYESKVSEFVRTADGVVLAHAVMITGYGLAIHLPTGRMITYYVIQNNWGKEEESDNSEKSSEEDDDSEKKEEYVGRLPCNMFHVAYGHKMDKQQDLIQFSENEDTSNIAIIKKEFLKLAKLPSC, via the exons ATGGAAGAGCCAATAATAAAGGGCGACTACAAGTTCTTACGCGAGTTTAATCTTGGAGACCACGTCTTTCTCAACAAGGCAACCGCCATGTATTTTCCGATTTTATCCCCTGTGACGGATTCACGACAAGAAGAAG GTTTATGTGGCTTTTACGCTACCACTGATGTTATCCATACATTACTGACGATACATGAAGCTACTTTGCCTGGAGAACAATCCCAATACTTCGACTCTCGGTTTATGGATACCCCTTCTGTTGGTCAATTACTTGATACAGGCTTGCAACACATGTCTATGCTACAAAAGTATGTGAGTAAGGATGGGCTTACATCAAAAGAACATTACACCGATCGTGCTAAAACAAATTCCAACAATACCAAGATAACTCTGACGGGGTGTATAAGGTATAAGACGTCCGAGTTTAAGACTTTTAGGGGGGATGATTTACATGCTAGTATTGAGTGTATTGAGGGGGCTGATTTTAATGATGTGAATGACAACTTCCCGGATGCTTGCATAAACCATATTCGACGATATGGACCCGTTGTTGGAGTATTTGATTGCATGATGGATTCCGACCTAATCTGTGAGATGCCCATTTACGAGAGTAAAGTTTCGGAATTCGTTCGAACTGCCGATGGCGTTGTCCTTGCTCATGCAGTTATGATAACCGGTTATGGACTAGCGATTCATTTGCCAACGGGGAGGATGATTACGTACTACGTCATCCAAAACAACTGGGGAAAGGAGGAAGAGAGTGACAATTCTGAAAAGAGTAGTGAAGAGGATGACGATTCGGAAAAGAAGGAAGAGTATGTAGGCAGACTTCCGTGTAACATGTTTCATGTCGCTTATGGTCATAAGATGGATAAACAACAAGATTTGATCCAATTTTCGGAGAATGAAGATACAAGCAACATTGCTATCATTAAGAAGGAGTTTCTTAAACTAGCTAAGCTACCCTCTTGCTAA